Below is a genomic region from Verrucomicrobiota bacterium JB022.
GCGGATCGGATGCTTCGCCGGAATCAACGACTCCAGGTTGATCAACGCCACCGCATCCAACTGTCTCGACACCTTACCGCGCATACCCACAGCTTATCTATGCCGCTGCCCCGGAAAAGGACTTTTTCAGCAGGGTGCTAAAAACCGCATCTATATTCACGGGCGCATATGCATTAATTACAAATGGTTGAAAATCTTCCTGGATGGCGTGTCGATCGCGACCACCAGCAGCCTGAATATCAACCTCGGCGGGCTCGCTTCCGGCACTTCTTATGCCGTGACGGTTCGTGCGGTCGATACCGCCGGTAATCTCTCCGCCGCCAGCGCCGCCCTTGGTGTCACCACCTACGGCACGGCAGATGTCACGCCTCCTTCCGTTCCTGCCGGTCTTGCGGCCTCCTCCATCACCACTTCTTCGTTTACGCTGTCGTGGACTGCATCGACCGATGACACCGCAGTCTCCTTCTACGAGATCTTCCTCAACGGCACCGCGGTGGGCACCTCAACGACTCCTTCGACTACGATCGGCAACCTCAACCCGCTCATCACTTATTCGGTGGCGGTTCGTGCCTTCGACTCCGCTGGAAACGCCTCGGCTCTGAGCAGCCCTCTCTCCGTCACAACCAGTGCACCTTCAGGCAACCAGATCACACTTTATTCTAGTGACGATGCCTTTGTGCAGGCAGGTTCGAATGCCAATACCAACTATGGATCTGCGGATAACCTCGCCGTGAAAAACCAGGGACCTACCGACGCACAGACGCGTGCATCTTTCCTCAAGTTCCCCCTGCCCTCCACGACCACAGGCTATATCCAGACGGCAGTGCTCAAGCTCACCGTCAAGTCCAGCAAAGACAACCAGATCCACCACCTTCGGGCGGTGAACAGCGACGCCTGGACCGAAAACACCATTACCTGGAATACCCGACCTGCCACCGGCGCCACCCTCGATTCCATATCTGGCTCAGCGTCAGCCGAAAGTGTTGTGGCCTTTGACGTCTCCGCTCAGGCGATTGCGGAGCAAAGCGGCGACGGCCTGCTCAGTCTCTCCATCGATGCCAACAACAACGATTTCTCCAGCTATTACTCAAAGGAAGCTGCAAATCCCGCTTCGCATCCTGTGCTGGAGATCACCTTGAGTTCTGTGGCTCCGCCTACTGCCCCTTCGAACCTCTCAGCCTCCAACGTCACGAGCACCTCGTTCAGCCTATCATGGGCTGCCCCCTCCAGCAGCGTAGGAGTAGCGGGCTACGAAATCTTCCTCGACGGCGGCTCGGCCGGCACAACCACCGGCACCAGCGCAACTATCTCCGCGCTCGCGGCCAATACCACCTATGCCGTCACCGTCGTTGCGGTTGACACCAACGGCACACCGTCTGCCGCCAGTACCAGCCTTTCGGTAACTACGGCAGGCTCTTCGGGAGGAAGCACCTTCTACCTTACACCCAGCCACGATGCCTTTGTGCAGGCAGGCGGATACGGCAACAACAACTACGGGTCCGCCGATAACCTGGCGGTAAAGTATCAGGGGCCCACCGATGAACAGACACGTGAGTCTTATTTGCGCTTCGACCTGTCGTCCTTGGGAACGGGGACTGTAGTCAGCGCGGCACTTCGGCTCACCGTCAAAAACAGCAAAGACAATCAGACTCACACGCTCCGATACGTCTCCGACGATAGCTGGACGGAAAATGCGCTGACCTGGAACAACCGGCCAATTGCCAGCACAGTGCTGGATTCGGTCCCTGGTTCTACCGCAGCCGGTTCAGTGGTCTCGTTTGACGTCACTTCCCAAGTAGCAGCCGAACTAAACGGTGATGGTTCTCTCAGCTTCGCGATTGCAGCCAACAACAGCGACTTCTCGAACTACTACTCGAAGGAAGCATCTGACCCTGCCCTCATCCCCAGCCTTGAGGTCGTGTTCGCCACATCGCCAACCCCATAAGAAGAGGCTGAGCGCAGAGTTCTTCTTTTGAGTTAAGGAAAGAGGTGCGCCCTCTGGCCTTAACTCCGGAAACTACGTACCACGTAAGCTGCCAAAGCCAAGAAATTGGCCTTCGGCAGCTTACGTTTCACCTCCCGGGGATAATCGGGACGTAGCAAAACAAAGTCAGCTGCCCTGACTGGCTCTTTTTATGTGCCACGTTGACCAGTGGCCGTTGCCCACCACCCGTAGCAGTGCGCTGCACATCGCGTGCCACCGCCTAGCGCCCGTACACCGACGAAGAGGCAAGAATATCTCCGTGTGGGAGGAGAAATTGAGCGCCCTCTATTGCACCCGCAAATTCAGTCCAAGTCATCCCAGCCTGAACAGCGGTCTTTTGCCGTTGGACCTTCTCCCAAAAAACTGGCCCGGCCCAGTGAGAGTGTCCTCGGTCGGGGTCCATTGTCCATCGTGATAGCTTGAGGCAATGATCCGTTGCGGATCGCCGCAGTTCCAGTGCCTCGATGACTTTGGCGGCACCGATGGAATGATTGACCCATAGAACCGGGCAGCTGCGGTCATACTGATCAATCACCGTCAGCACGCGGGAAGCCCGCCCATTGACCACTCGGTCCGTCACGAAGTCCATCGACCAACGCTGACTCGGTTTGGTCGCGCTCTCCAAAGACAGGCGGGACGCGGCACAGCGCTTCTTGCCTCGTCTGCGCGTCAGATCCAACCCGGCGGCCTTGTAGAGGCGATGGACGCAGCTTACCAGGGGGCTAATCTTACTCGGTAAAATCGGAGCGTTGGATCAACCTGCCGCTCAATAAACGAGCTTGATGGGGACGTACCCTCCAGCGTCTGCTCAGTCTGCCACGGGCGGGATAAATCGGAGGTCGACTCCAAACGATAGCTAACACCGAGCCGCGAACCAAAGCGGAGCAGTAGGCGTTCATTATTTATAGAAGGCTCAAGGAGCAGGGAATGATCCATCTCGAATGGATCCGTGCCCATCCAGGCTTCTTCGAGATCAAGCCAGCCATCGCCATCGGAATCGACCGAGATGGGGCGCGGGGAGGCTTCTATATTATAGGCCAGCAACTGGCTTTCCTGAGAGGCTTCGGCAGGCAATGCTGCACGGAGGTAGCGCGTGCCAACTGGCAGGTCGACCGGGTGGCATGTGACTGTGGCCAAGCCGTCCAGGGAAGCGGCGGCGCTGGTGTAGGCCGTCTCGAGCTCGGTCCATTGCCGCCCATCGTAAGACGAGGCGTAGCGCAGCGGCACAATAGCGCCACTGGGTTGCAGCAGGGTATGCTCCACCATCGCCAGGGCATTGTGGCGGTGCACGATCCAGGCGGGTGCGGCATCCGTGCGTTGAAGCGCAGGCTGGGTGTCGAGTGCCGAAGGCACGATTTGCCAGTTGCCCGAACCTTCGTCGAGGCCCACGAAACCGGCGGTGCGTGAGTCGAGGGTGGCGTGGTCGCCCGTCTGCAACGCCACCGCGCCGATCTGCGGAAAGCCTGCGGCGGTATCGCTCCAGGCGATGCCAAAGTAGCGCATCCCCGTGGGAACCGACCCGCTGGGGCGCAAATAGGAGCGTGCGATCTCACCGTTCTCACGGGTATGCTCGACCTGAAAGGGCAAGGGGCTCCAGTCGATACCGTCGGCGGAGACAGAGAGGGCGAGCGGAATCTCTTCGGCCACAGGAGCAAAGACCGAAACGTGGACCTCGCGGATTTCCTCACGCGTGCGGTAGACAAGGTATGCGCCCACACTGCCTTCTACTGGGCCGACCCGACTGTCGTCCCCCAGAGCCCAGGCGGGTGCATCCCGGTGCCAGGCGATCGCTTCGCTGGTATCATACAGCCCTTCGGCGTCTTCCAGGTCGTCAAAGAGGCGATGGGTCGTCATCAGTTCGGCCAAGCTCCCCCAGGTAGAGGTGTAGGAATATGGCAGGCCCAGCACGTTGCTTGGGGGCCGGATGAGCCAGACGCCTTTGAGCTGCTCCTCCAACGCGTTTTGCCCAAGCGGCACGCTGACGCCGTTGCGCAGGCCGTTGCCGTATACTTGCCAGTAAAGGGCGTAAGGCACGCCCCAGCGCAGGGCCAGATCGAGATTGCGCATCACCACCTGGCGCTGCATAGCATCGCTTTCCGCGTCGTGCACGCGCGTATCGTCTGGGCTGTCGGGGTCGAGGGCCTGCATAAACGAGACTTCGTAGGCGCCCCACTCGCCCAGGTAGACGTTGCGTTCGCCAAAATAGGCGCTGGACGGAGCTTTGGACGCGATGTAGTCGAGATTGTCGATGATCTGCCATTCCTCGCCGGGGACTTTGGTGCCCCAATTGGAATAGGAGTAGAGGTCGCAACTGGTATGGGGGACGACGGTGTCGACCGTCACCGGCCAATCGAACGTACGGTGCACGGGGATCTGATTGACCTCGAAGGCTCCGAAGACCGCGACGCCGTCCATGCCGACTGCCGCCCTCCCCTGCTCGATCCCGGCCTGGCGCGCATTGACCCAGTCGATCATACCTTGGATCTGGACGGGCCACTGCTCGGAGGGCACCAGATCGAGCCCGATGTGGTTATCGCTTTCCCAGTTGGAGAGGATGAAGGTGCGCCCCGTGCCGCGATATGTTTCCAGAAGGTATTCCGTCAGCTCACGGAACTCTTGGGTCACGGCGGCGGCCTCGGTGGCGCTCACCCCATCTTTCCAATTCGGCAAGCGATACTCGGTCGTCATCAACACGACGGTCGCAAAAGGCAGGTCGAGCGCCTGGCGGTAATAGGGCGTCTGGATCAGCTTTGTGATGCTGTCCACCCCCGCCAGCTGGGATGCCCAATCGGAATGAAAGGGGTAGTTGTTGGCCGCCGAACGGTTGAGCCAGAGTTTGATCGTCCGCGAGCCCATCTCAAGAATTCGACTGGAGCCTTCCAGGAGAAAGGGCTGCGTGGTCAGGGCGTATTTGCCGCCGACGTGGGTCGCCCCTACCACCTCATCCATCGCTTGTTCAGCCGGCAAAAGGTAACGTTCCTCTGCCGAAGCCCACGAAGCGGCAGTAGTGCCTGCCAGCAATAGAAAAAATTGACGCCACGTTTTCATGATAAACGGAAGCGAGCCCCGGTCCTGGGACTGGTGACTCGCTTGTCGGCTTGGGTTAAGTTGAACGTGAACCTACGCCTTGCGTTGGCGGTAAAAGGCGAAGAACAGACTGCTGGCTCCCGCGAGGAAGGCCAAAGTGGCTGGCTCTGGCACCGCCGCAGCCGGGGCGGCACTGAGGGCGAGATTGTCCAGGCGGACCATGGCTTCGCTGCTCGAAATCCCTGCTGTATCGTAATAATAGAGGCGGAATGTGATCGTATCTTCTGCCTCGCGTAACGCTTCGAAACCTGTGAG
It encodes:
- a CDS encoding DNRLRE domain-containing protein, whose product is RIGCFAGINDSRLINATASNCLDTLPRIPTAYLCRCPGKGLFQQGAKNRIYIHGRICINYKWLKIFLDGVSIATTSSLNINLGGLASGTSYAVTVRAVDTAGNLSAASAALGVTTYGTADVTPPSVPAGLAASSITTSSFTLSWTASTDDTAVSFYEIFLNGTAVGTSTTPSTTIGNLNPLITYSVAVRAFDSAGNASALSSPLSVTTSAPSGNQITLYSSDDAFVQAGSNANTNYGSADNLAVKNQGPTDAQTRASFLKFPLPSTTTGYIQTAVLKLTVKSSKDNQIHHLRAVNSDAWTENTITWNTRPATGATLDSISGSASAESVVAFDVSAQAIAEQSGDGLLSLSIDANNNDFSSYYSKEAANPASHPVLEITLSSVAPPTAPSNLSASNVTSTSFSLSWAAPSSSVGVAGYEIFLDGGSAGTTTGTSATISALAANTTYAVTVVAVDTNGTPSAASTSLSVTTAGSSGGSTFYLTPSHDAFVQAGGYGNNNYGSADNLAVKYQGPTDEQTRESYLRFDLSSLGTGTVVSAALRLTVKNSKDNQTHTLRYVSDDSWTENALTWNNRPIASTVLDSVPGSTAAGSVVSFDVTSQVAAELNGDGSLSFAIAANNSDFSNYYSKEASDPALIPSLEVVFATSPTP